The proteins below are encoded in one region of Aequorivita iocasae:
- a CDS encoding T9SS type A sorting domain-containing protein: MKNSFTLLSLFFFVFTIQAQDPNILWQRTIGGSGEEFLSSIINTTDGGFIVGGRSDSNISGEKLENSRGGEDYWILKVNNSGIIEWQRTLGGDIDDRLNSIFQTSDGGYVLAGTSASGISGDKTEASKGGSDYWIIKLSPTGNIEWQKTLGGNNNDSVTNILQTVDGGYIVTGNSTSSISGDRTIFNPGIQDIWILKLDLNGNIEWQKAYSFIDNTYCAGLDFTADGGYIIGYFPSTQDLYGTIKISSNGTQLWEKIYGCGSITFMTNVKQTNDSGYILTGFSDSDAGGIKSEDSQSFDYWIIKVDQDGEVEWENTIGGAFGDGCYTTLPSSEGGYFVTGYSDSPASGDKTEDPIGESDYWIIKLNEQGIIEWQNTIGGADSERIPFGTQLNDGSYIVGGQSESNISGDKTENSRGSYDFWIVKHAQILGLEETSFSKDITLYPNPTKNTLQINTQDQTIDQINIYTMTGSKVLQLEVGTVSPTIDVSSLATGVYYVQLYSGKNVALKKFVKE, translated from the coding sequence ATGAAAAACTCCTTTACACTTTTATCACTTTTCTTTTTTGTATTTACCATCCAAGCCCAAGACCCAAACATTCTTTGGCAGCGGACTATTGGGGGGAGTGGGGAGGAATTTTTGAGTTCAATTATAAATACAACTGATGGCGGGTTTATAGTTGGCGGACGCTCAGACTCAAATATTTCTGGAGAAAAGCTTGAAAACTCTAGAGGAGGCGAGGATTATTGGATTTTAAAAGTAAATAATAGTGGAATTATAGAGTGGCAAAGAACCTTGGGAGGCGATATTGATGATAGATTGAATTCCATTTTTCAAACATCCGATGGAGGATATGTTTTAGCTGGAACATCTGCTTCAGGAATTTCAGGCGATAAGACTGAGGCATCAAAAGGAGGAAGTGACTATTGGATAATAAAGCTAAGTCCTACAGGAAATATCGAATGGCAAAAAACTTTGGGAGGAAACAACAACGATAGTGTTACCAATATTTTGCAAACAGTCGACGGAGGATATATTGTTACAGGAAATTCAACCTCCAGCATATCGGGCGACAGAACTATATTTAATCCGGGCATACAGGATATATGGATTCTTAAACTGGACTTGAATGGAAACATTGAATGGCAAAAAGCATATTCATTTATTGACAACACATATTGCGCGGGATTAGATTTCACAGCTGACGGAGGATATATAATTGGATATTTTCCAAGCACTCAAGACCTATATGGCACTATAAAGATATCTTCTAATGGAACTCAATTGTGGGAAAAAATTTACGGATGTGGATCAATAACATTCATGACGAATGTTAAACAAACAAATGATTCTGGCTATATATTGACAGGATTTTCTGATTCGGATGCTGGAGGTATTAAATCTGAAGATTCGCAAAGTTTTGATTATTGGATAATAAAAGTTGACCAAGATGGGGAAGTAGAATGGGAAAACACTATTGGCGGAGCTTTTGGAGATGGCTGCTATACCACATTACCTTCTTCTGAAGGAGGTTATTTTGTTACAGGCTATTCAGACTCCCCTGCTTCAGGAGACAAAACAGAAGACCCAATTGGCGAGTCAGATTACTGGATTATTAAATTAAATGAACAGGGAATTATTGAATGGCAGAATACTATTGGAGGTGCAGATTCTGAGAGAATTCCTTTTGGAACTCAATTAAATGATGGCAGTTACATTGTTGGTGGGCAGTCTGAATCTAATATCTCAGGCGACAAAACTGAAAACTCAAGAGGCAGTTATGATTTCTGGATTGTAAAACACGCCCAAATATTAGGCCTCGAAGAAACCTCGTTTTCAAAGGATATAACTCTCTACCCCAACCCAACAAAAAACACATTACAAATAAACACCCAAGACCAAACCATAGACCAAATAAACATTTACACCATGACGGGCAGCAAAGTCTTGCAATTGGAGGTTGGCACCGTTTCCCCAACCATAGATGTTTCCAGCTTGGCTACGGGCGTTTATTATGTGCAGTTGTATTCCGGTAAAAATGTGGCCTTGAAAAAGTTTGTGAAAGAATAA
- the rpsI gene encoding 30S ribosomal protein S9: METIHKIGRRKTAVARVYLKEGKGNITINKRELENYFPTGTLQYKVKQPLTLTDNEKSFDISVNVFGGGITGQAEAIRLAISRAMCELNDENRGILKPEGLLTRDPRMVERKKFGQKKARKKFQFSKR, translated from the coding sequence ATGGAGACAATTCACAAAATAGGCAGAAGAAAGACCGCTGTTGCACGTGTGTACCTTAAAGAAGGCAAAGGAAACATTACCATCAACAAGCGTGAGTTGGAAAACTACTTTCCAACGGGAACACTTCAGTATAAAGTAAAACAACCTTTAACACTTACCGATAACGAAAAGTCTTTCGATATTTCAGTAAATGTATTTGGAGGTGGAATCACAGGGCAGGCAGAAGCCATTCGTCTTGCAATTTCCCGCGCTATGTGCGAGCTTAACGATGAAAATCGTGGCATCCTTAAACCAGAAGGTTTGCTGACAAGAGACCCAAGAATGGTAGAGCGCAAGAAATTCGGACAGAAGAAAGCGCGTAAGAAATTCCAGTTCTCTAAACGTTAA
- the rplM gene encoding 50S ribosomal protein L13, whose protein sequence is MDTLSYKTVSANKNTVVKEWLVVDADGQALGRLASEVAKLLRGKHKPSFTPHVDCGDNVIIINASNVKLTGNKWNDKTYIRHTGYPGGQRSLTATEMYKKDPARLVEKAVKGMLPKNKLGAEMFRNLKVYADANHGQEAQKPRTINLNDNK, encoded by the coding sequence ATGGATACATTAAGTTACAAAACAGTATCTGCTAACAAGAATACCGTTGTAAAAGAATGGTTGGTAGTAGATGCGGACGGCCAGGCATTGGGTCGTCTTGCCAGCGAAGTTGCAAAATTGCTTCGTGGAAAGCACAAGCCAAGTTTCACCCCTCACGTAGATTGTGGTGATAACGTAATTATTATTAACGCCAGTAACGTAAAACTTACAGGCAACAAATGGAATGACAAAACGTACATTCGCCACACAGGTTATCCTGGTGGGCAACGTAGCCTTACCGCTACAGAAATGTACAAGAAAGACCCTGCAAGGCTTGTTGAAAAAGCTGTGAAAGGTATGCTTCCAAAAAACAAATTGGGCGCAGAAATGTTCAGAAACCTAAAAGTGTATGCAGACGCAAACCACGGACAGGAAGCACAGAAACCTAGAACTATTAACCTTAACGACAACAAGTAA